Proteins encoded together in one Pseudomonas sp. ADAK13 window:
- the dapA gene encoding 4-hydroxy-tetrahydrodipicolinate synthase, whose amino-acid sequence MIAGSMVALVTPMDAQGNLDWDSLGKLVDFHLQEGTNAIVAVGTTGESATLDVEEHIEVIEFVVKRVAGRIAVIAGTGANSTREAIELTRNAKKAGADACLLVTPYYNKPTQEGLYLHFRAIAEAVDIPQILYNVPGRTACDMKAETVIRLSTVPNIIGIKEATGDLQRAKDILAGVSSDFLVYSGDDATAVELILLGGKGNISVTANVAPRAMSELCAAAIAGDAVKARAIHEQLAPLNKTLFIESNPIPVKWALHEMGLMPDGIRLPLTWLSEACHEPLRQALRQSGVLV is encoded by the coding sequence ATGATTGCGGGCAGTATGGTGGCACTGGTCACACCCATGGATGCACAAGGTAATCTCGACTGGGACAGCCTGGGCAAACTGGTGGACTTCCACCTGCAAGAGGGCACCAACGCCATCGTGGCGGTCGGCACCACAGGTGAATCGGCCACGCTTGATGTGGAAGAACACATCGAAGTGATCGAGTTCGTGGTCAAGCGCGTTGCAGGGCGTATCGCTGTGATCGCCGGCACGGGCGCCAATTCGACCCGCGAAGCGATCGAATTGACCCGCAACGCCAAGAAAGCCGGCGCCGACGCCTGCCTGCTGGTGACGCCGTACTACAACAAGCCGACCCAGGAAGGCCTGTACCTGCACTTCCGCGCCATTGCCGAAGCGGTCGACATCCCGCAGATCCTCTACAACGTACCCGGTCGCACCGCCTGCGACATGAAAGCCGAGACCGTGATCCGCCTGTCCACCGTACCGAACATCATTGGTATCAAGGAAGCCACCGGTGACCTGCAACGCGCCAAGGACATCCTGGCCGGCGTCAGCAGCGACTTCCTGGTGTATTCCGGTGACGACGCCACTGCTGTCGAACTGATCCTGCTGGGCGGCAAAGGCAACATCTCGGTGACTGCCAACGTCGCACCGCGCGCCATGAGCGAGCTGTGTGCCGCTGCCATTGCCGGTGATGCGGTCAAGGCCCGGGCGATCCACGAGCAATTGGCACCGCTCAACAAAACCCTGTTTATCGAATCCAACCCTATCCCCGTGAAATGGGCGCTGCATGAGATGGGCCTGATGCCGGACGGTATCCGTCTGCCGCTCACCTGGCTCAGCGAAGCCTGTCACGAACCGCTGCGACAGGCCCTGCGCCAGTCCGGCGTCCTGGTTTAA